Proteins from a single region of Pseudomonas fulva:
- a CDS encoding nitroreductase family protein → MKMLKESLKKVLPRDSIDNLKTLQKRLAMGWIRALSRSAMLRRFHYSFFSSAFDREAYAVVVGHLQHEQNLSGAEPVNYFLRRAVHRIEKGLIMQPRRQVFALDYINDTVDSYIASLNGNVDRDEVSWAHDVLAEYFAVTGDHPVLNRAREKFARFERPSGSPATLRHPDAERVPFAADVSTPSVDFTAMRQLAMKRRSVRWYQQGRPVPREVIDKAVEVAVQSPSACNRQPYRFVVFDDPASVAQASRLPMGVAGFDHNFPAIVAVVGRLRAYPHVRDRHVIYIDGALAAMSFMFALETQGVSSCSINWPDIPEREEAAAKLLKLDPDERIVMFISLGYAADTGLVPYSQKLSLEEARSYMRLESPAR, encoded by the coding sequence ATGAAAATGTTGAAGGAATCCCTCAAGAAGGTCTTGCCGCGGGACAGTATCGATAACCTCAAGACCTTGCAGAAGAGACTCGCCATGGGCTGGATCCGGGCGTTGTCGCGCTCGGCCATGTTGCGCCGTTTCCATTATTCGTTCTTCTCCTCGGCCTTCGACCGGGAAGCCTATGCAGTGGTCGTCGGCCACCTGCAGCATGAGCAGAACCTGTCCGGCGCCGAGCCGGTGAACTACTTCCTGCGCCGCGCCGTGCACCGCATCGAGAAAGGCCTGATCATGCAGCCGCGGCGTCAGGTGTTCGCCCTCGACTACATCAACGATACGGTCGACAGCTACATCGCCTCGCTCAATGGCAACGTCGATCGCGACGAGGTCAGCTGGGCCCACGACGTGCTCGCCGAATACTTTGCCGTCACCGGCGACCACCCGGTGCTCAACCGCGCCCGCGAGAAGTTCGCCCGTTTCGAGCGCCCCAGCGGCTCGCCCGCAACCCTGCGCCACCCGGATGCCGAGCGTGTGCCGTTCGCCGCCGACGTGAGCACGCCGAGCGTCGATTTCACCGCCATGCGTCAACTGGCGATGAAGCGTCGCTCAGTGCGCTGGTACCAGCAGGGCCGTCCGGTGCCGCGGGAGGTGATCGACAAGGCCGTGGAAGTCGCCGTGCAGTCGCCGAGCGCCTGTAACCGCCAGCCTTATCGCTTCGTGGTGTTCGATGACCCCGCCTCGGTGGCCCAGGCGTCGCGCCTGCCCATGGGCGTGGCCGGCTTCGATCATAATTTCCCGGCCATCGTCGCCGTGGTCGGTCGCCTGCGCGCCTATCCCCATGTGCGCGACCGCCACGTGATCTACATCGACGGCGCCCTGGCGGCAATGTCCTTCATGTTCGCGCTGGAGACCCAGGGCGTGTCGTCCTGCTCGATCAACTGGCCGGACATTCCCGAGCGTGAAGAGGCCGCGGCCAAGCTGCTCAAGCTCGACCCGGACGAGCGCATCGTGATGTTCATTTCCCTGGGCTACGCCGCCGATACCGGCCTGGTGCCGTACTCGCAGAAGCTCTCGCTGGAGGAAGCCCGCAGCTATATGCGCCTGGAGTCGCCCGCTCGATGA
- a CDS encoding ATP-dependent DNA helicase, with product MSYRVAVRALCEFTAKCGDLDLRFTPSPTAQEGMAGHATVVARRGDGYESEVPLAGEYASLQVRGRADGFDPQGNLLEEIKTHRGDVSRIPENHRQLHWAQARVYGWLLCQSRGLARIDLAVVYFNVLTQKESLFRESRTAAELQAFFETLCQRFITWAEREQAHRLSRDAALAELRFPHAGFRHGQRQLAEAVYRAARDGHCLMAQATTGIGKTLGTLFPQLKAFPEKQLDRLFFLTAKTPGRQLALHALDILRGESLPLRVLEHVARDKACEHPDKACHGESCPLARGFYDRLPAARQAAVERVWLDQAAVREIALQHQVCPYYLSQELTRWADVVVCDYNYYFDLSALLYSLTLINEWRVTLLVDEAHNLIERARRMYSAELDQARFEAMRSNAPKGLNAVLSRISRHWKQLHKEQSKDYQTYPQPPDLLLLSLQKAVSALTDHLTDQPTGNDGELLQFYLDAMAFCRLAEAFGPHSLFDISRQADGRGRSHSVLCLRNVVPAPFLAPRFEDSHSTTLFSATLSPARYYADLLGLPEATPWVDVESPFQAAQLEVQAVSNLSTRYQHRERSLAPIVALMARQFAKRPGNYLAFFSSYAYLQQVLELFDREHPQLTRWVQARQMDEAERQQFLERFRPGGQGIGFAVLGGVFGEGIDLPGDRLIGAFIATLGLPQINPINEQIKLRMAEMFGSSYDYTYLYPGLQKVVQAAGRVIRTPQDNGVVHLMDDRFTLPEVRALLPGWWHVQRSRVPQTPVLPPMARRPAPPVQQPTSSERLPALAQRGLFDPPG from the coding sequence ATGAGTTACCGCGTGGCGGTGCGCGCCCTGTGCGAGTTCACCGCCAAGTGTGGCGATCTCGACCTGCGTTTCACGCCCTCGCCCACCGCCCAGGAGGGCATGGCCGGGCATGCCACGGTGGTCGCCCGGCGCGGCGACGGTTATGAATCCGAGGTCCCGCTGGCTGGGGAATACGCCTCGCTGCAGGTGCGTGGCCGCGCCGACGGCTTCGACCCGCAGGGCAACCTGCTCGAGGAGATCAAGACCCATCGCGGCGACGTCAGCCGCATTCCGGAAAACCACCGCCAGTTGCACTGGGCCCAGGCGCGGGTGTATGGCTGGCTGCTCTGCCAGAGCCGCGGCCTGGCGCGGATCGACCTGGCCGTGGTGTACTTCAACGTGCTCACCCAGAAGGAAAGCCTGTTTCGCGAAAGCCGCACGGCCGCCGAGCTGCAGGCGTTCTTCGAGACCCTGTGCCAGCGCTTCATCACCTGGGCCGAGCGGGAGCAGGCGCACCGCCTGAGCCGCGATGCCGCGCTGGCCGAACTGCGCTTTCCCCATGCCGGCTTTCGCCATGGCCAGCGGCAACTGGCCGAGGCCGTTTACCGCGCAGCACGCGATGGCCATTGCCTGATGGCCCAGGCCACCACCGGCATCGGCAAGACCCTGGGCACGCTGTTTCCGCAGCTCAAGGCGTTCCCGGAAAAGCAGCTCGATCGCCTGTTCTTCCTGACCGCCAAGACCCCGGGCCGCCAACTGGCGCTACATGCCCTGGATATTCTGCGCGGCGAATCACTGCCCCTGCGCGTGCTCGAACACGTGGCGCGGGACAAGGCCTGCGAACACCCGGACAAGGCCTGCCATGGCGAGTCCTGCCCGCTGGCCCGCGGCTTCTACGACCGCCTGCCGGCTGCGCGCCAGGCCGCGGTCGAGCGCGTCTGGCTGGACCAGGCCGCGGTGCGCGAGATCGCCCTGCAGCACCAAGTCTGCCCCTACTACCTGAGCCAGGAACTGACCCGCTGGGCCGACGTGGTGGTGTGCGATTACAACTATTACTTCGACCTCAGCGCCCTGCTCTACAGCCTGACCCTGATCAACGAATGGCGGGTGACGCTGCTGGTCGACGAGGCCCACAACCTGATCGAACGCGCCCGGCGCATGTACAGCGCCGAACTCGACCAGGCGCGCTTCGAGGCCATGCGCAGCAACGCGCCCAAGGGCCTGAATGCGGTGCTGTCGCGCATCAGCCGGCACTGGAAGCAGCTGCACAAGGAGCAGAGCAAGGACTACCAGACCTACCCGCAGCCGCCGGATCTGCTGCTCCTGTCGTTGCAAAAAGCGGTCAGTGCCCTAACCGATCACCTGACCGACCAGCCCACCGGCAACGATGGCGAGTTGCTGCAGTTCTACCTCGACGCCATGGCCTTTTGCCGCCTGGCCGAGGCCTTCGGCCCCCACTCGCTGTTCGATATCAGCCGCCAGGCGGATGGCCGTGGCCGTAGCCACTCGGTGCTGTGCCTGCGCAACGTGGTGCCGGCGCCCTTTCTGGCACCGCGTTTCGAGGACAGCCACAGCACCACGCTGTTTTCCGCCACCCTGAGCCCCGCCCGCTACTACGCCGACCTGCTCGGCCTGCCCGAGGCAACGCCCTGGGTGGATGTCGAGTCGCCCTTCCAGGCCGCGCAGCTCGAGGTGCAGGCGGTGAGCAACCTATCGACCCGCTACCAGCACCGCGAGCGCTCCCTGGCGCCCATCGTCGCGCTGATGGCCCGGCAGTTCGCCAAGCGCCCGGGCAACTACCTGGCGTTCTTCAGCAGTTACGCCTACCTGCAGCAGGTGCTGGAGCTGTTCGACCGCGAGCACCCGCAGCTCACCCGCTGGGTGCAGGCCCGGCAGATGGACGAGGCCGAGCGTCAGCAATTTCTCGAGCGCTTCAGACCCGGCGGCCAGGGAATCGGCTTCGCGGTACTCGGCGGGGTGTTCGGCGAAGGCATCGACCTGCCGGGGGATCGGCTGATCGGCGCGTTCATCGCCACCCTGGGGCTGCCGCAGATCAACCCGATCAACGAGCAGATCAAGCTGCGCATGGCCGAGATGTTCGGCAGCAGCTACGACTACACCTACCTGTATCCCGGCCTGCAGAAGGTCGTGCAGGCCGCCGGGCGGGTGATCCGCACGCCGCAGGACAACGGTGTGGTACACCTGATGGACGACCGCTTCACCCTGCCCGAAGTACGTGCCCTGCTGCCTGGCTGGTGGCACGTGCAGCGCAGTCGCGTGCCGCAAACGCCAGTGCTGCCGCCCATGGCTCGGCGGCCGGCACCACCTGTACAGCAGCCGACCTCGAGCGAACGCCTGCCTGCCCTTGCCCAGCGTGGTCTTTTCGATCCACCTGGCTGA
- the ahpF gene encoding alkyl hydroperoxide reductase subunit F — protein sequence MLDATLKSQLKAYLEKVSQPFEIVASLDDSDKSQELKGLLDDIVSLTDKITLKTDGTDARVPSFALNRPNGNISLRFAGLPMGHEFTSLVLALLQVGGHPSKLAAEVIEQIQNLEGEFNFETYFSLSCQNCPDVVQALNLMAVLNPNIRHVAIDGALFQDEVESRQIMSVPSIYLNGELFGQGRMDAEQILAKIDTGASARDAEKLNAKQAFDVLVIGGGPAGAAAAIYAARKGIRTGVAAERFGGQVLDTMAIENFISVQETEGPKLARALEEHVKQYEVDIMNLQRASALIPASSEGGLHEVKFESGASLKAKTVILSTGARWREMNVPGEKEYRNKGVAYCPHCDGPLFKGKRVAVVGGGNSGVEAAIDLAGIVAEVTLLEYDSKLRADAVLQKKLYSLPNVKVITSALTSEVKGDGQKVTGLVYKDRNSDAFIPVELEGIFVQIGLLPNSEWLKGSVELSDRGEIIVDARGETSLPGIFAAGDVTTVPYKQIVIAVGEGAKASLSAFDHLIRS from the coding sequence ATGTTGGACGCAACCCTTAAATCCCAGTTGAAGGCGTACCTGGAAAAGGTCAGCCAGCCGTTCGAGATCGTCGCGTCCCTCGATGACAGCGACAAATCTCAGGAGCTCAAAGGCCTGCTCGACGATATCGTCAGCCTGACCGACAAGATCACCCTGAAGACAGACGGCACCGACGCCCGCGTGCCGTCGTTCGCCCTGAATCGCCCGAATGGCAACATCAGCCTGCGTTTCGCCGGTCTGCCGATGGGCCACGAATTCACGTCGCTGGTGCTGGCCCTGCTGCAAGTCGGTGGCCACCCGTCGAAGCTCGCCGCCGAAGTGATCGAGCAGATCCAGAACCTGGAAGGCGAATTCAACTTCGAGACCTACTTCTCGCTGTCCTGCCAGAACTGCCCGGACGTGGTCCAGGCGCTGAACCTGATGGCCGTGCTCAACCCGAACATCCGCCATGTCGCCATCGACGGCGCGCTGTTCCAGGATGAAGTCGAGTCCCGCCAGATCATGTCGGTACCGAGCATCTACCTGAACGGCGAATTGTTCGGCCAGGGCCGTATGGACGCCGAGCAGATCCTCGCCAAGATCGACACCGGCGCTTCGGCCCGCGATGCCGAGAAGCTCAACGCCAAGCAAGCTTTCGACGTGCTGGTCATCGGTGGCGGCCCGGCCGGTGCTGCAGCGGCCATCTACGCCGCCCGTAAAGGCATCCGCACCGGCGTCGCCGCCGAGCGTTTCGGCGGCCAGGTGCTCGACACCATGGCCATCGAGAACTTCATCTCGGTGCAGGAAACCGAAGGCCCGAAACTGGCCCGCGCCCTGGAAGAGCACGTCAAGCAGTACGAAGTCGACATCATGAACCTGCAGCGTGCCAGCGCGCTGATCCCGGCCTCCAGCGAAGGTGGCCTGCATGAAGTGAAGTTCGAGAGCGGCGCGAGCCTGAAAGCCAAGACCGTGATTCTGTCCACCGGCGCACGCTGGAGAGAGATGAACGTGCCGGGCGAGAAGGAATACCGCAACAAGGGCGTGGCCTATTGCCCGCACTGCGACGGCCCGCTGTTCAAGGGCAAGCGCGTGGCGGTGGTCGGCGGTGGCAACTCCGGCGTGGAAGCGGCCATCGACCTGGCCGGTATCGTCGCCGAAGTGACTCTGCTCGAGTACGACAGCAAGCTGCGCGCCGACGCCGTGCTGCAGAAGAAGCTCTACAGCCTGCCCAACGTCAAGGTGATCACCAGCGCCCTGACCAGTGAGGTGAAAGGCGACGGCCAGAAGGTCACCGGCCTGGTCTACAAGGATCGCAACTCCGATGCGTTCATCCCCGTAGAGCTGGAAGGCATCTTCGTGCAGATCGGCCTGCTGCCCAACTCCGAGTGGCTCAAGGGCTCGGTGGAGCTGTCGGACCGCGGCGAGATCATCGTCGACGCCCGTGGTGAAACCTCGCTGCCCGGCATCTTCGCCGCCGGCGACGTGACTACCGTGCCGTACAAGCAGATCGTCATCGCCGTAGGCGAGGGTGCCAAGGCTTCGCTGAGCGCGTTCGATCACCTGATCCGTAGTTGA
- a CDS encoding response regulator, with protein MTTILIVDDEYLIADILGYAMEDEGYMVVKASNGRRGLEVLDRERPELVITDFMMPVMDGLEFARAIRARPGSADLPIILMSGAQASIGRASPELFAAVFDKPFDINQVIAKVKELIGPS; from the coding sequence ATGACAACCATCTTGATAGTCGACGACGAATACCTGATTGCGGATATTCTCGGCTATGCCATGGAAGACGAGGGCTACATGGTGGTGAAGGCCAGCAATGGCCGTCGCGGCCTCGAGGTGCTCGACCGTGAGCGCCCCGAGCTGGTGATCACGGATTTCATGATGCCGGTCATGGACGGTCTCGAGTTCGCCCGGGCCATCCGCGCCCGGCCAGGGTCGGCGGATCTGCCGATCATCCTCATGAGTGGCGCCCAGGCTAGCATCGGGCGCGCCAGCCCCGAATTGTTCGCCGCGGTGTTCGACAAACCCTTCGATATCAATCAGGTCATCGCCAAGGTCAAGGAGCTGATCGGCCCGAGCTGA
- a CDS encoding M14 family metallopeptidase codes for MKISSDFDSGNILVQDASDPHKVLLAMRKDLNSDHFQWFHFHVEGLTPGARHDFSITNAGQSAYSHAWTGYNAAASYDQQTWFRVPSRFDNGALNFGLEPEHEQIWFAYFEPYSRERHAALIERALALPGVELQASGRSIEGRDIELLRVHRHGSANRKVWIIAQQHPGEHMAEWFMEGIIERLGDSTDSELDSLLQQADLYLVPNMNPDGAFRGHLRTNAAGQDLNRAWQSASAERSPEVLFVQQAMRGIGVDLFLDIHGDEEIPHVFTAGCEGNPGFTPRLEALESEFRQRLVDSGAEFQTRFGYPRSAPGKANLALACNSVGQEFDCLSFTLEMPFKDHDDTPNPRTGWNGQRSMKLAADMLGVVGQMVDRLR; via the coding sequence ATGAAGATCAGCTCGGATTTCGACAGCGGCAATATCCTCGTGCAGGACGCCAGCGACCCGCACAAGGTGCTGCTGGCCATGCGCAAGGATCTCAACAGCGATCACTTCCAGTGGTTTCATTTCCATGTCGAGGGTCTGACGCCGGGCGCGCGCCATGACTTCAGCATCACCAATGCCGGGCAGTCCGCCTACAGCCATGCCTGGACCGGTTACAACGCGGCCGCCTCCTATGATCAGCAGACCTGGTTCCGGGTGCCCAGCCGCTTCGACAATGGCGCGCTGAACTTCGGCCTGGAGCCCGAGCATGAGCAGATCTGGTTCGCCTATTTCGAGCCCTACAGCCGTGAGCGCCACGCCGCGCTGATCGAACGGGCACTGGCATTGCCAGGCGTCGAGCTGCAGGCCAGCGGGCGCAGCATCGAGGGCCGTGACATCGAGCTGCTGCGCGTGCACCGCCATGGCAGCGCGAACCGCAAGGTATGGATCATCGCCCAGCAACATCCGGGCGAGCACATGGCCGAGTGGTTTATGGAAGGCATCATCGAGCGCCTGGGTGACTCGACCGATAGCGAGCTGGATTCGCTATTGCAACAGGCCGATCTGTACCTGGTGCCGAACATGAACCCCGATGGCGCCTTCCGTGGCCACCTGCGCACCAACGCGGCAGGGCAGGACCTCAATCGTGCCTGGCAGTCGGCGAGCGCCGAGCGCAGCCCGGAAGTGCTGTTCGTCCAGCAGGCGATGCGCGGGATCGGCGTGGATCTGTTTCTGGATATCCACGGCGACGAGGAAATTCCCCACGTGTTCACCGCCGGTTGCGAGGGCAACCCTGGCTTCACGCCGCGCCTGGAGGCCCTGGAAAGCGAGTTTCGCCAGCGCCTGGTGGATAGCGGCGCCGAGTTTCAGACCCGCTTCGGTTACCCGCGCAGCGCCCCTGGCAAAGCCAACCTGGCGCTGGCCTGCAATTCGGTGGGGCAGGAATTCGACTGCCTGTCGTTCACCCTGGAAATGCCCTTCAAGGACCATGACGATACGCCGAACCCGCGGACCGGCTGGAATGGCCAGCGCTCGATGAAACTGGCCGCCGACATGCTTGGCGTGGTCGGTCAGATGGTCGACCGCCTGCGCTGA
- a CDS encoding VRR-NUC domain-containing protein, with product MSSSIDPRFYYLHNFRKALAWIGDRHADLLDAREQAFLQAFDALDWGAQALLVRMIMRKGVHFRASKLNYEEIGCCRQAAAALIANGWVLDDAPLPLDVLLALLRKDEIVASFTAQLSDRRARKDDLAQQLAAQFAASQSFAAWCPALDDVLYSLTIDDLSERLRLMFFGNLRQEWSEFVLADLGIFRYERVDFPADSRALRCREDVDDYLHLQRCREAFEAGEVSDELLARIDARRYDNPYIAERRAKLLFRIGQHLERGADFDLALQVYASSGYGAARQRCIRVLERTLQHREAFELASQAVAEPVSDGELQLAERALVRLARHLGLPAQKRGKVQAPARLDLHLPKTPMLAVERLVQQHLHCSEAPVHYVENTLICSLFGLLCWPAIFAAIPGAFFHPFQHGPADLLSAEFYPRRRALFAEYLAQLDDHRYRDSIRQTYRDKFGIQSPFVHWGVLSETLLEQALDCLPAAHLQAWFRRLLGDVQANRSGMPDLIQFWPEEKRYRMIEVKGPGDRLQDNQRRWLAFCAEHGMPVDVCYVQWAPA from the coding sequence ATGTCTTCAAGCATTGATCCACGTTTCTACTACCTGCACAACTTTCGCAAGGCCCTGGCCTGGATCGGCGATCGCCACGCCGACCTGCTCGATGCCCGCGAACAGGCCTTCCTGCAGGCCTTCGATGCGCTGGACTGGGGGGCCCAGGCCCTGCTGGTACGGATGATCATGCGCAAGGGCGTGCACTTTCGCGCCAGCAAGCTCAATTACGAGGAAATCGGTTGCTGCCGGCAGGCCGCCGCGGCGCTGATCGCCAATGGCTGGGTGCTCGACGATGCACCGCTGCCACTCGATGTGCTGCTGGCCCTGCTGCGCAAGGACGAAATCGTCGCCAGTTTCACCGCGCAGCTCAGCGACCGACGCGCCCGCAAGGATGACCTGGCCCAGCAGCTGGCCGCCCAGTTCGCGGCCAGCCAGTCGTTCGCCGCCTGGTGCCCGGCCCTCGACGACGTGCTCTACAGCCTGACCATCGATGACCTGAGCGAGCGCCTGCGCCTGATGTTCTTTGGCAACCTGCGCCAGGAATGGTCGGAATTCGTGCTCGCCGACCTGGGTATCTTCCGTTACGAGCGGGTCGACTTTCCGGCGGACTCACGGGCCCTGCGCTGTCGCGAGGACGTCGACGACTACCTGCACCTGCAGCGCTGCCGCGAAGCCTTCGAAGCCGGCGAGGTCAGCGACGAGCTGCTCGCCCGCATCGACGCCCGTCGCTACGACAACCCCTATATCGCCGAACGTCGCGCCAAGCTGCTGTTTCGCATCGGCCAGCACCTGGAGCGCGGCGCCGACTTCGACCTGGCGCTGCAGGTGTACGCCAGCAGTGGCTACGGCGCGGCGCGGCAGCGCTGCATCCGCGTGCTGGAACGCACCCTGCAGCACCGCGAGGCCTTCGAACTGGCCAGCCAGGCCGTGGCCGAACCGGTCAGCGATGGCGAACTACAGCTGGCCGAACGGGCACTGGTGCGCCTGGCCCGTCATCTGGGCCTGCCAGCGCAGAAACGCGGCAAGGTGCAGGCCCCCGCGCGCCTGGATCTGCACCTGCCGAAAACGCCCATGCTGGCAGTCGAGCGGCTGGTGCAACAGCATCTGCACTGCAGCGAGGCGCCGGTGCATTACGTCGAGAACACGCTGATCTGCAGCCTGTTCGGCCTGCTCTGCTGGCCAGCGATCTTCGCCGCGATTCCCGGCGCGTTCTTTCATCCGTTCCAGCATGGCCCCGCGGATCTGCTGAGCGCGGAATTCTACCCGCGCCGGCGTGCGCTGTTCGCCGAGTACCTGGCGCAGCTGGACGACCATCGCTACCGCGACAGCATTCGCCAGACCTACCGTGACAAGTTCGGCATCCAGTCGCCGTTCGTGCACTGGGGAGTACTCAGCGAAACCCTGCTCGAACAGGCCCTGGACTGCCTGCCGGCGGCTCACCTGCAAGCCTGGTTTCGCCGCCTGTTGGGCGATGTCCAGGCGAACCGCTCGGGCATGCCGGACCTGATCCAGTTCTGGCCCGAGGAAAAGCGCTACCGGATGATCGAAGTGAAAGGCCCCGGCGATCGCCTGCAGGACAACCAGCGCCGCTGGCTGGCGTTCTGCGCCGAGCACGGCATGCCGGTAGACGTCTGCTACGTGCAGTGGGCGCCAGCATGA
- a CDS encoding two-component system sensor histidine kinase NtrB, whose protein sequence is MNSQFAPLSPGTLTERHYEMLVQAVVDYAIFMLDPAGVVVSWNAGAARIKGYAAGEVIGQHLSIFYTDEDRRAGKPGYLLDRALREGRAQDEGWRVRKDGTRFWALVVIDAIRNEQGELIGLAKITRDITDRREAEGRYDALRAQLFQAQKLEALGQLSGGMAHDFNNLLTIILSAAKLASRTDDPQRLASLLDNIQTAGERGAQMTRNLLTFARCEPKPSRLVDLNQLLDAASTFISQALPKSMTLQMQIDDGLHPVQLDPSELDMALLNLILNARDAMGGVGTVQLQAGNRQLAGEVDGLHGAFVAIAVADQGCGIDPAIRPRLFEPFFTTKDTGKGTGLGLCQVYGFARQAGGAVQVESVNGHGTTMILYLPASSGQSADAQA, encoded by the coding sequence ATGAACAGCCAGTTTGCGCCTCTCTCTCCAGGCACCCTGACCGAGCGACACTACGAGATGCTGGTTCAGGCGGTCGTCGACTACGCCATCTTCATGCTCGACCCGGCGGGGGTCGTGGTGTCCTGGAACGCCGGGGCGGCGCGCATCAAGGGCTACGCCGCCGGCGAGGTGATCGGTCAGCATCTGTCCATTTTCTATACCGACGAAGACCGCCGCGCCGGCAAGCCCGGCTACCTGCTCGACCGGGCGCTGCGTGAGGGCCGTGCCCAGGACGAAGGCTGGCGGGTGCGCAAGGATGGCACGCGCTTCTGGGCCCTGGTGGTGATCGATGCGATCCGCAACGAGCAGGGTGAACTCATCGGCCTGGCCAAGATCACCCGCGACATCACCGACCGCCGCGAAGCCGAAGGCCGCTATGACGCCTTGCGTGCGCAGCTGTTCCAGGCTCAGAAGCTGGAGGCCCTCGGGCAACTGAGCGGCGGCATGGCCCACGACTTCAACAACCTGCTGACCATCATCCTCAGCGCCGCCAAGCTGGCCAGCCGTACCGACGATCCACAGCGCCTGGCCAGCCTGCTGGACAACATCCAGACCGCTGGCGAGCGCGGCGCGCAGATGACCCGCAACCTGCTGACCTTCGCCCGTTGCGAGCCCAAGCCCAGTCGCCTGGTCGACCTCAACCAGTTGCTTGATGCAGCCTCGACCTTCATTAGCCAGGCGCTGCCCAAGAGCATGACCCTGCAGATGCAGATCGATGACGGATTGCACCCCGTGCAACTGGATCCCAGCGAACTGGACATGGCGCTGCTCAACCTGATTCTCAACGCCCGCGATGCCATGGGCGGCGTCGGCACGGTGCAGTTGCAGGCGGGCAATCGCCAGTTGGCAGGGGAGGTCGATGGGCTGCACGGTGCGTTCGTGGCGATCGCCGTGGCCGACCAGGGCTGCGGCATCGATCCGGCGATCCGTCCGCGCCTGTTCGAGCCTTTCTTCACCACCAAGGACACCGGCAAGGGAACCGGCCTGGGCCTTTGCCAGGTCTATGGGTTCGCGCGTCAGGCGGGCGGAGCCGTGCAGGTCGAAAGCGTCAACGGCCACGGAACGACCATGATTCTGTATTTGCCGGCGTCCTCCGGTCAGTCGGCAGATGCGCAGGCATGA
- a CDS encoding ATPase domain-containing protein, which yields MEQLQRLQSGIEGLDALLKGGLVAGASYIVQGRPGSGKTILANQVAFNHVRDGGRVLVATLLAESHERLFQFLSTMSFFDPGKVGAEIQFVSAFDTLENEGLDEVVKLLRREISRQKATLLIVDGLLNARSKAENQIDTKKFISELQGHAAFAGCTVLFLTSSRLDDGSPEHTMVDGVIELGEELFGARSVRRIHLRKTRGSGALSGLHECEITDDGLVIHPRLESLYSQPSQPDSETLGQISSGIPSLDELIGGGLAASSVTLIMGPSGVGKTTLGLNFLAQSTVEAPGLHFGFYETPQRLRLKAEALGIDFGALEASGALHILWQPTTEGLLDGLGAKVIDAVRARGIKRLHIDSLGGMARLATGNARLIEFFSALMNQLRAMGVTVFATWEMRDLFTAEINAPAPELSSIVDNLILMRFVEKDAELKRLLSILKMRDRCYDPTLLEVVISDHGIELSKAFRHAAGALSGNAVPAQDA from the coding sequence TTGGAACAGCTACAACGCCTTCAAAGTGGGATCGAGGGACTTGACGCTCTATTGAAGGGCGGTCTGGTGGCCGGTGCATCCTATATCGTTCAGGGGCGCCCCGGCTCTGGCAAGACGATTCTCGCCAACCAGGTCGCGTTCAACCATGTGCGCGACGGGGGCCGTGTTCTGGTGGCCACCCTGTTGGCCGAGTCCCATGAAAGGCTCTTTCAATTCCTTTCCACGATGAGCTTCTTCGACCCGGGCAAGGTCGGCGCGGAGATCCAGTTCGTCAGCGCCTTCGACACCCTGGAAAACGAGGGGCTCGACGAAGTCGTCAAGCTGCTGCGCCGCGAGATCAGTCGCCAGAAGGCCACGTTGCTGATCGTCGACGGCCTGCTCAACGCCCGCTCCAAGGCGGAGAACCAGATCGACACCAAGAAATTCATCTCCGAGCTGCAGGGCCATGCGGCCTTCGCCGGTTGCACGGTGCTGTTTCTGACCAGCTCGCGGCTGGACGACGGCAGCCCCGAGCACACCATGGTCGATGGCGTGATCGAGCTGGGCGAGGAACTGTTCGGTGCCCGCTCGGTGCGCCGCATTCACCTGCGCAAGACCCGTGGCAGCGGCGCCCTGTCCGGCCTGCACGAGTGCGAGATCACCGACGACGGGTTGGTGATCCACCCGCGCCTGGAAAGCCTGTACAGCCAGCCGAGCCAACCCGACAGCGAAACCCTGGGGCAGATTTCCAGTGGCATCCCGAGTCTTGATGAGCTGATCGGCGGTGGGCTGGCGGCATCCTCGGTCACCCTGATCATGGGGCCCTCGGGCGTCGGCAAGACCACCCTGGGGCTCAACTTCCTGGCGCAATCCACCGTCGAGGCGCCGGGCCTGCACTTTGGTTTCTATGAAACGCCGCAACGCCTGCGCCTGAAGGCCGAGGCACTGGGCATCGACTTCGGTGCCCTGGAGGCCAGCGGCGCGCTGCATATCCTGTGGCAGCCGACTACCGAGGGGCTGCTCGATGGTCTGGGCGCCAAGGTCATCGATGCGGTACGCGCGAGGGGGATCAAGCGTCTGCATATCGATAGCCTCGGCGGCATGGCCCGCCTGGCGACAGGCAACGCACGGTTGATCGAGTTCTTCAGCGCGCTGATGAACCAGCTGCGGGCCATGGGCGTCACGGTATTCGCCACCTGGGAAATGCGCGACCTGTTCACCGCCGAGATCAATGCCCCGGCCCCGGAGCTGTCGAGCATCGTCGACAACCTGATTCTCATGCGTTTCGTGGAGAAAGACGCTGAACTAAAGCGGCTTCTGTCCATCCTTAAGATGAGGGACAGGTGTTACGATCCCACGCTTCTGGAAGTGGTCATCAGTGATCATGGTATTGAACTCAGCAAGGCCTTTAGACATGCGGCGGGTGCGCTGTCGGGCAATGCCGTCCCTGCGCAGGACGCCTGA